In the Acidobacteriota bacterium genome, ATCGCTTGCCGGAACTGGTAAGCGGCGAAGCCGGATTGGTTGCGGTTGCCACGCACGCCGATGTTGATACGGTGATTTCGGCAACTGTCGGCGCGGTCGGATTTTTGCCAACCTACGAAGCGTTGCGACTGGGTCGCCGTGTCTGTCTTGCCAACAAAGAGACCTTGGTGATGGCTGGCGAGGTGATGACCAAAATCGCCTGTGAATCGGGCGCCGAACTGTTGCCTGTCGATAGCGAACATAACGCTTTGCATCAATGTATGCGCGGCGAAAAGAATGCTGAAATCAAGCGCTTGATTTTAACCGCATCGGGTGGCCCGTTTCGTGAGAAATCGGTTGAAGAGATGCGCGAAGCCACCGTAGAGCAGGCGCTTGCGCATCCGACCTGGCAGATGGGCGCGAAAATTACTATCGATTCGGCGACCTTGATGAACAAAGGTTTGGAAGTCATCGAAGCTCACTGGCTCTTCGGTTTCGGCGGCGACAAAATTTCCGTCTTTGTGCATCCGCAATCCATCGTGCATTCGATGGTCGAGATGATTGACGGTTCGATTATCGCGCAACTCGGCGTCACCGATATGCGCTTGATGATTCAATACGCCATGACCTATCCCGAAAGACTGCCGACCGATTTGCCCGCGCTCAGTTTTGAGAAACTCAGCAAACTGGAATTTTTTGAACCTGACTTTGTGCGCTTTCCGTGCCTGCGTCTGGCTTACGATGCCATGCGTGAAGGCGGCACTACGCCAGCGGCAATGAGCGCCGCAAATGAGATTGCGGTTGCAGCGTTTTTGAATCGCCGCATCAAGTTTATGGAGATTCCGCGCATTATCGAAGAGACCATGAAGGCGCACCAGAAACAGGCGTGTTCGAGTATCGAAGCGATTTTGGAAGCCGACCGTTGGGCGCGCGCCTTTGCCGAAACTTTAGTGAACAATAGCTTGTCGGTTGGTAAACAGAGCATCAAGTGAACGGTTTTCAGTTGAAAGGAAGAGTTTATGCTTTCTGAAGCGGTGCGTGAGTTTCGCGAAAAAAAGGTTCGTGAACATATGGAATCCGAAAATGTTCAGGATTTCGCCACCACCATGACGACCTTTTCGCATCCGCATTATGAAATTATTCCCACAGATAAAATCTACGATGGTGAAGCTGAGGTCGCCGAATATTTTCGTGAAAGCCGCCGGGCGTTTCCAGACCAGCGCAACGAATTGATTTCTTTGCGCCACAGCGATGATGCGGTGATTGTTGAATTCTGGTTGATGGGAACGCACAAAGGCGCGCTTGCGAATTTGCCGCCGACCGGTCGCCAGTTTCGTTGCCGAATGACAGCATTTTTTATCTTCGATGATAAAGGCATCGTTTGTGAGCGGGTCTATTTCGATTCGGCAACCATTCTTAGGCAACTGACAGCTTGACCATGAATGATTGAGTTCGACTTTGCCAGCCTGTTGAATAAGCGATCATTTAATCGAAGCATCGCCGCATCTGATTCATTAATCAATTCCATCCCGAGCCTTACATCAAGCACCAGATTTCGATGCGCAACCGCGCGATTGCTGCGTAATGATGCCGGTAATAAAGCCAGCGACTAAGCGCCAAACCAGCATACAAAGGGAAAGAGCAACACTTTGACGAATGGGTTTAATTCGTCCTCAGCCAACGAACTACTTTGTATTCGCCGCTTGAGTTCTGCCGTCATTGCCCTCTCCTTTCTATGCTGGCTTCGCTCGTAAAGTAAATTGGCAAGAGGTATGCCAAGGGCGAATTTTTATGAGTTCCAAACCCCACAGACATCGCGCTATCTCATTTAGCAGCCAACAGTTTTAAGCAGTTCTGCGCGAGCAGTTTTATTTGGCGCTGAGAAACTTCTGTCGGTAAATCCTTCATAATTTATTTTTCGATTGCTGCATAAAAAAAATACAAGCTGAAAAAAAATAATCTGTATGTGTGAAATACAATGCGCGATTTTTTAGAAATCAGCATAGCGGTTATCAAATAAATAAACTGCATAGGTGGCTTTTATTGTGGAAGCTTTTCGGTCTGCAAATTGCAGAAAGGGAAGCGAGCACAAAATTGGGCGCTGAAAATAAAATAGAAGGAGAATAAAAATATGTTATTCCCAATCGGCGATGATAATTCGACCAATAAGACACCGGCTATGGTTACTTATGGGTTGATTGCCTTGAACGTCATTTTCTTTTTTGTCGAAATGAATGGCGGCGAAGCGTTCATTCAACAATGGTCAGTTGTGCCGCGCCGATTGTTGGCTAATCCGGCTGCGGATTTTCCGACGGTACTCACTTCAATGTTTATGCATGGGGGATGGCTGCACCTGTTTGGCAATATGCTCTACCTTTGGATATTCGGTGATAATGTTGAAAACCGCTTCGGGCATATCAAATTTCTCATCTTCTATTTGCTCTGCGGGATCGCCGCGACAGTTGCGCAGGTAGCCGTCAGCGCCAATTCGACAATCCCGAATCTCGGCGCCTCGGGTGCCATCGCCGGTGTTCTCGGCGCTTATATTGTGATGTTCCCTAAAGGGCAAGTAAGAGTCTTGATCGGGCGGGGGATTGCCACCTTGCCGGCGTTTGTGGTGCTTGGACTATGGATTGTTTTGCAGTTTTTTAGCGGCATCGGTTCGATTACGGAATCGGCGCAGACCGGCGGCGTCGCTTATATGGCACACATCGGCGGCTTTATTGCGGGACTCATTTTAACGTTTATTCTGGGCGGTGGGCGGCGCACTCAGGCTGCGGTTTAACCGGCATATAAAAAATAATGATTGAAAAAATCAGGTTGAGCGGGCAATACCGCTCTGAAATCTTCGCTTCTAATATTGATGAGAATCTGTAAGGTGATGAAAGGCATTTATGTTTCTGCCTGCTAAGGCTTGGTTGAAAACCTTTTCGTAAGCAGCATGTAATTTTGCCAGTTGGTAATAAAGATTGCTCCTGGACTTGTTCGCTAATATCCTTACACGAGTTTGTTGATTCAATATTTTGAATAATCGTCCAATATATTGAATCGCAACTTTTACAACTTTTTACATCATTCCATTTTTTTGAAGATATATACAAAACTTTGAACGGCAAATTCTTCAGTCTCACTTGAGTTGAAATACAATTATCGAAAACAAAGCGGTTAATGAAAAGCCGCAGGCTGGCATAAACTTTGCTTTTTAAACGCCCGACTAACCCAGCTTGTTTGCGCCTCAACTCAAACATCTTACCAGGAGTTAGAGTACTTCCACGCAACCAGCCTTGTTGTACGAAGAGGGGCAAAAAGCGACAAACAGAGTTACGCTGAACAACCAGATACCCGTGTGTGCATAGGTTGTCAGCAACTTTTCAACTGAACCCTAGGAGTAAAAAAAACTATATGAAAAGTAAGTCCCTAATTCTGACCATCATTCTGTTGATTGTCTCGGTGCCGGGTCTGGCGCAGACCAGTCGCGGCACGGTCACAGGACTTGTTACCGATTCATCCGGAGCGGTAATTTCCGGCGCGACGGTTACCTTGACCAATAATCAAACTGCGGTGACCCGAACAACCGCCAGTAATGATGAAGGACTCTATCGTTTTGATGCAGTTGATCTCGGCACTTATTCGGTGAAAATTACGGCTCCGAGTTTTGGTGCCGTAACGAAAACCAATATTGTCGTAAGCGCCAATCAACTTGCCACTGTTGACGTTCAATTGACGCCAAGCGGTGGTGATGTCGTCGTCGATGTGACCGCTGGCGGCGGCGATCTGTTACAAACCGCAGCGCCGGTTCGCGGTGGTAACATCGAAGAGAAAAAAATTGTTGAACTGCCGATTGCCAGTCGCAATCCGGTTTCGCTTGCCTTGACTTTGCCCGGCGTTTCCACCAATCGCTTCGGCTTTGGGGTGGGAACCTTTTCCGTCAATGGCAGTCGCGGTCGCTCGAATAACTTTTTAATTGACGGAACCGAAAACAATGACATTTCGGTTGCCGGTCAAGCCTTTCAAATTACCAACCCGGATGCGGTTGCCGAAGTCTCGGTGCAGACTTCAAACTATGACGCGGAGTTTGGTCGCGCCGGTGGCGCGGTCGTCAATACCATCACCAAAGGCGGCACCAACAATTATCATGGCACCGTCTCTTACCTGGTTGAATCCACACGCTTCAATGCGATTACCAGCAATGCAGCGCTCAATCCTGAAGTGCAACGTCGCAAGCGTCCGCTTCCGGGCACGGATCAATTTTTTTCCGGCACTTTCGGAGGCCCGATCAAACGCGACCGCACCTTCTTTTTCGGCGCGTTTCAGGAAGAACGCACCAAATCTTCGGGAACCATCAATCTGGTGACGCTTTCGGCGGCAGGTCGCGCGAGCCTTCGCGCGCTGTTTCCGCAAGGCAGCAACAGCAATGTGGACACTTATCTGGCGGGCACTGAGGGTGTCAATGCAACCAGTCAATTTTTCACACAGGATTTAGGCAACGGGCGCGGGCCAATTCAATTCGGCACTGCCATCGCTTCGTTCCCCAATGAATTCCGTGACCGTCAATGGCAAGCGCGTATAGATCATCGCCTGGGAGAAAACGACCAACTTTCGGGACGTTACCTGTTCGATGATCAGGATGCGCCAACCGGCGGCGGCGGCGGCTTCCCGAGTTTTATCACCAGCAACAAAAATCGCTTTCAGAATTTCCTGATTGCCGAAACCCATGTCTTTTCAACCTCGCTGACGAACGAATTGCGCCTTGCCTACAATCGCATTACCCTGGCATTTCCAAACGATGCCAGCAATTCTCTGGCGCAGACCTTGCCCACCATCGATCCGGGCGCGCCGTTCAGCAATGTCGGAGTTGCCACCAATATTCCGCAAGGGCGCATTGCCAACAACTATTTGATTCAAGATACCGTAACTTATATTCGCGGCAATCACACTTTCCGTTTCGGCACGGAATTGACAAAGCAACGTTCGCGACAGTTTGCGCCGATTGTTGAACGCGGCTTGTTGACTTTCCGTTCATCGCCGGGCAGGTCGGATTTTGCCAACTTCGTGGATAATTTCGGCGGTTCCGGTGGCGGCGCGCGTCGCGATTTCGGCAGCGCGGCTTACTATCCCGAACTGTTCCGCCAAGGTTATTTCGGGCAAGACCGTTGGCGCGCAACCGAAGAACTGACCTTGACGCTCGGCTTGCGTTACGAATATTTCGGCTTGCCGATTAATTCGATTCGCACGGCGGCGTTTACCGGGTTGTTCAATGTTGACCCGTCCACATTCCAAGGGCCATTCAGCGAGCCGAACGAAGTGGAAGCGGATAAAAATAATTTCTCGCCAACCCTTGGCATCGCATACTCACCGTCGTTCAAAGAAGGCTGGCTGCATCGCATCTTCGGCGACAAACGTTCGGTGATTCGCAGCGGCTACCAGATTGGCTACGACTCGTTCTTCAACAACATTGCGTCAAACGCGCAAACCTCTTCGCCCAATGTAGTGGCAACCAATGTGCCGTCGACGGTGAATGCTGCCAACCCGCGCGGACTCACCAATGTTTCGGGTTCATTGCCACTGGTGGCGCGCGCTTTGTCGCCGCTTGATTCGCAGACCCTGGTGCTGGCGAATCTGGTGAATCCTTACTATCAACGCTGGTCGCTTGGCATTCAAAGAGAATTGCCCGGCAATTTCCTCTTTGATGTTTCTTACGTTGGTTCAAAAGGCACAAGACTGTTTATCAATGAAGACCTCAATCCGCTCGTGCCTGCGAATTTGCGCATCACACCTGCGGGTTACACCGGACCGATTTCAGGTCGTCTCGATAATTTACAGGGGTCGCGGTTGATTCGCTCCAATGGCGGTTCGTCAA is a window encoding:
- a CDS encoding 1-deoxy-D-xylulose-5-phosphate reductoisomerase, with the protein product MRKLSILGSTGSIGQSTLSVVDSLTGQFQVIALAAGKSLDELAKQIVRYAPELVSVASDGDIQLLKEKLRDANVHRLPELVSGEAGLVAVATHADVDTVISATVGAVGFLPTYEALRLGRRVCLANKETLVMAGEVMTKIACESGAELLPVDSEHNALHQCMRGEKNAEIKRLILTASGGPFREKSVEEMREATVEQALAHPTWQMGAKITIDSATLMNKGLEVIEAHWLFGFGGDKISVFVHPQSIVHSMVEMIDGSIIAQLGVTDMRLMIQYAMTYPERLPTDLPALSFEKLSKLEFFEPDFVRFPCLRLAYDAMREGGTTPAAMSAANEIAVAAFLNRRIKFMEIPRIIEETMKAHQKQACSSIEAILEADRWARAFAETLVNNSLSVGKQSIK
- a CDS encoding ester cyclase yields the protein MLSEAVREFREKKVREHMESENVQDFATTMTTFSHPHYEIIPTDKIYDGEAEVAEYFRESRRAFPDQRNELISLRHSDDAVIVEFWLMGTHKGALANLPPTGRQFRCRMTAFFIFDDKGIVCERVYFDSATILRQLTA
- a CDS encoding rhomboid family intramembrane serine protease, which produces MLFPIGDDNSTNKTPAMVTYGLIALNVIFFFVEMNGGEAFIQQWSVVPRRLLANPAADFPTVLTSMFMHGGWLHLFGNMLYLWIFGDNVENRFGHIKFLIFYLLCGIAATVAQVAVSANSTIPNLGASGAIAGVLGAYIVMFPKGQVRVLIGRGIATLPAFVVLGLWIVLQFFSGIGSITESAQTGGVAYMAHIGGFIAGLILTFILGGGRRTQAAV
- a CDS encoding TonB-dependent receptor, giving the protein MKSKSLILTIILLIVSVPGLAQTSRGTVTGLVTDSSGAVISGATVTLTNNQTAVTRTTASNDEGLYRFDAVDLGTYSVKITAPSFGAVTKTNIVVSANQLATVDVQLTPSGGDVVVDVTAGGGDLLQTAAPVRGGNIEEKKIVELPIASRNPVSLALTLPGVSTNRFGFGVGTFSVNGSRGRSNNFLIDGTENNDISVAGQAFQITNPDAVAEVSVQTSNYDAEFGRAGGAVVNTITKGGTNNYHGTVSYLVESTRFNAITSNAALNPEVQRRKRPLPGTDQFFSGTFGGPIKRDRTFFFGAFQEERTKSSGTINLVTLSAAGRASLRALFPQGSNSNVDTYLAGTEGVNATSQFFTQDLGNGRGPIQFGTAIASFPNEFRDRQWQARIDHRLGENDQLSGRYLFDDQDAPTGGGGGFPSFITSNKNRFQNFLIAETHVFSTSLTNELRLAYNRITLAFPNDASNSLAQTLPTIDPGAPFSNVGVATNIPQGRIANNYLIQDTVTYIRGNHTFRFGTELTKQRSRQFAPIVERGLLTFRSSPGRSDFANFVDNFGGSGGGARRDFGSAAYYPELFRQGYFGQDRWRATEELTLTLGLRYEYFGLPINSIRTAAFTGLFNVDPSTFQGPFSEPNEVEADKNNFSPTLGIAYSPSFKEGWLHRIFGDKRSVIRSGYQIGYDSFFNNIASNAQTSSPNVVATNVPSTVNAANPRGLTNVSGSLPLVARALSPLDSQTLVLANLVNPYYQRWSLGIQRELPGNFLFDVSYVGSKGTRLFINEDLNPLVPANLRITPAGYTGPISGRLDNLQGSRLIRSNGGSSTYHSGQLLALRRFANGLTMTAAYTYSKLIDNASEVFGVGGNNQPQQAAVPSIFGGQARERAVSLFDRTHRASFTYVYELPWMREQHGVLGRVVGGWQVAGVTTFESGVPLNVSNGQDADSIGGNLDRPDFNPNGQFGVRAVPNAASPTGYINPDNNNAPIDPSQAMFIGIAANSGRTGNLGRNTLRTPGLNNTNLTLTKRVLITEGQRIEFRTEFFNVFNHPQFTSLSSSAFASGSTTISASVFSSPAGRFLRSDFADGGGRVVRFQLKYLF